A genomic segment from Vagococcus zengguangii encodes:
- the acpS gene encoding holo-ACP synthase, producing the protein MSIFGIGVDVVDIPRIKQIVETNPKFIQRVLTDNEYEQFMTRGAKRQIEYFAGRFACKEAFSKALGTGIGPVDFFKSIEVLNEESGRPVVTQSPFDGDVHVSISHSEAVAIAYMVLEK; encoded by the coding sequence ATGAGTATTTTTGGTATTGGAGTGGATGTGGTTGATATACCACGAATTAAACAAATTGTTGAGACGAACCCGAAATTTATTCAGCGCGTCTTAACTGATAATGAATACGAGCAATTTATGACACGAGGAGCTAAGCGTCAAATCGAATATTTTGCCGGCCGTTTTGCCTGTAAAGAAGCTTTTTCGAAAGCTTTGGGTACAGGTATTGGTCCAGTTGATTTTTTTAAATCGATTGAAGTGTTAAATGAAGAGAGTGGACGGCCGGTGGTGACACAATCACCGTTTGACGGAGATGTTCATGTAAGCATTTCACACTCAGAAGCGGTTGCGATAGCCTATATGGTGTTAGAAAAATAA
- a CDS encoding D-alanine--D-alanine ligase yields the protein MKIIALYGGKSAEHDISILSTFSMLQAFYYDYYQVQLVHITKEGKWFRGPLLTQAPEAIETLHLNNETFEEIKIGDIVEENAVVFPILHGPNGEDGTIQGMLETLNMPYVGTGVLSSACGMDKIMTKHILQQIGIPQVPYVALSKVEWLADQEKVFEKCEGSLIYPMFVKPANLGSSVGISKADTKEELQAAIETALKYDRRIVVEQGIDAREIEIGVLGNDEVRTTLAGEIVKDVAFYDYESKYIDNQVTLQIPAEIPAEIHEQAREYAKNAYIALDGSGLSRCDFFLTSNNELYLNELNTMPGFTQFSMYPLLWQEMGLKYGDLIEELIQLALNRHKEKQALANE from the coding sequence ATGAAAATTATTGCTTTATATGGTGGGAAGAGTGCTGAACATGATATTTCGATTTTATCGACTTTTTCAATGTTACAAGCTTTTTACTATGACTACTATCAAGTGCAATTAGTGCATATTACTAAAGAAGGTAAATGGTTTAGAGGACCATTATTAACACAAGCACCTGAAGCAATTGAAACACTACATTTAAATAATGAAACATTTGAAGAAATAAAGATTGGCGATATTGTTGAAGAAAATGCGGTTGTATTTCCAATTTTACACGGCCCAAATGGTGAAGACGGGACAATTCAAGGGATGCTTGAAACACTTAATATGCCGTATGTGGGGACAGGCGTTTTATCAAGCGCGTGTGGCATGGACAAAATCATGACAAAGCATATTCTACAACAAATTGGGATTCCACAAGTACCTTACGTGGCACTTTCTAAAGTGGAGTGGTTAGCGGATCAAGAGAAAGTTTTTGAAAAATGTGAAGGGTCATTAATTTACCCAATGTTTGTTAAACCTGCTAACTTAGGTTCAAGCGTGGGGATTAGCAAAGCTGACACGAAAGAAGAATTACAAGCAGCGATTGAAACTGCTTTAAAATATGACCGTCGTATTGTGGTGGAGCAAGGAATTGACGCGCGTGAAATCGAAATTGGCGTTTTAGGGAATGACGAAGTGCGTACAACTTTAGCCGGTGAAATCGTGAAAGATGTGGCGTTTTATGATTACGAGTCTAAATACATCGATAACCAAGTAACGTTGCAAATTCCAGCTGAAATTCCAGCTGAAATTCACGAGCAAGCAAGAGAATATGCTAAGAATGCTTACATCGCTTTAGATGGTAGTGGCTTAAGTCGTTGTGATTTCTTCTTAACAAGTAATAATGAATTGTACCTGAACGAATTGAACACGATGCCAGGATTTACACAATTCAGTATGTATCCATTATTATGGCAAGAAATGGGCTTGAAATACGGTGACTTAATCGAAGAATTAATTCAATTAGCCTTAAACCGACACAAAGAAAAACAAGCACTAGCCAACGAATAA
- a CDS encoding ATP-binding cassette domain-containing protein — MQTIKISNLYKNLSDSFHLNVSDLDLEAGKIYGLVGPNGAGKTTLMKCLCGLLRPDGGILEIDSKQVEVADSKFLSQVGTNFVNSDSLKGFSLEDIYNDHVFYYGLKNLITIEKLLDEVGLSVNKNMKFNIMSLGMKQRFLLGLSTAHNPSLVLLDEPFNGLDPDGVDLFIENVKSLSKGRVLIVSSHVLRDMETFIDDVIFIEKGNVLKSKPMFEIRNEYKEGLKDYYDEQKRKTN, encoded by the coding sequence GTGCAAACAATAAAAATCAGTAACTTATATAAAAATCTAAGTGATTCGTTCCATTTAAACGTTAGTGATTTAGATTTAGAAGCGGGAAAGATTTACGGATTAGTCGGTCCAAACGGTGCTGGTAAGACAACGTTAATGAAGTGTTTGTGTGGATTACTAAGACCTGATGGTGGAATACTTGAAATAGATAGTAAACAAGTAGAGGTAGCAGATTCAAAATTCTTATCTCAAGTTGGTACAAACTTTGTCAACTCTGATAGTCTTAAGGGTTTCAGTTTAGAAGATATATACAACGATCATGTATTTTATTATGGACTAAAAAATTTGATTACAATCGAAAAACTATTGGATGAAGTTGGATTAAGCGTTAACAAGAACATGAAATTTAATATAATGTCTTTAGGGATGAAGCAGAGATTTTTATTAGGACTTTCTACTGCTCACAATCCTTCTTTAGTCCTTTTAGATGAACCTTTTAATGGACTAGACCCTGATGGAGTAGATCTATTTATAGAAAATGTGAAATCATTGTCAAAAGGAAGAGTGTTAATTGTAAGTAGTCATGTTTTAAGAGACATGGAAACTTTTATCGATGATGTAATTTTCATCGAAAAAGGGAACGTCTTGAAGTCTAAGCCAATGTTTGAAATTAGAAATGAATACAAAGAGGGGTTGAAAGATTATTATGATGAACAAAAACGAAAAACTAATTAA
- the cshA gene encoding degradosome RNA helicase CshA has translation MKFKDLGLAPDILSSIEKAGFEEATPIQGGTIPLALAGRDVIGQAQTGTGKTAAFGLPMLQKIDTSKKAIQGIVVAPTRELAIQTQEELYRLGRDKKIRVQVVYGGADIGRQIRALKDAPHIIVGTPGRLIDHINRRTLKLNNIETLVLDEADEMLNMGFLEDIETIISSTPSERQTLLFSATMPNSIKNIGVKFMKNPEHVSIKAKEMTANLIDQYYVRCKDFEKFDIMTRLFDVQSPDLTIVFARTKRRVDELARGLESRGYKAEGIHGDLTQQKRMSVLRAFKSNTIDVLVATDVAARGLDISGVTHVYNYDIPQDPESYVHRIGRTGRAGKEGMSITFVTPNEMDYLHVIEDLTKKRMTPLRPPTEQEALQGQVNAAIQTIEADLANNGLEQYLKTAEALLEKYSAEDLVALLVKSVAKEDSSAVPVKITPERPLPSNRRKGKGGGGKGRGNGRGNYNRGGNRSGNGGGRRNDRGGEQRGGERGEQRGERRDRGERRDRKEGGEFRGNNKRKDAGRKRPEKSKRDFVIRTANK, from the coding sequence TTGAAATTCAAAGATTTAGGATTAGCACCAGACATTTTGAGCTCAATCGAAAAAGCTGGTTTTGAAGAAGCAACACCCATCCAAGGCGGAACTATTCCATTAGCCTTAGCAGGTAGAGATGTTATTGGTCAAGCACAAACAGGGACTGGTAAAACAGCAGCGTTTGGTTTACCAATGTTACAAAAAATTGATACAAGTAAAAAAGCTATTCAAGGGATCGTGGTAGCACCAACTCGTGAGTTAGCGATTCAAACACAAGAAGAATTATATCGTCTTGGTAGAGATAAAAAAATCCGCGTACAAGTAGTATACGGTGGGGCTGATATCGGCCGACAAATTCGTGCACTTAAAGATGCACCACATATTATCGTCGGAACACCTGGTCGTTTAATTGACCATATTAACCGTCGTACTTTAAAATTAAACAACATTGAAACGTTAGTATTAGACGAAGCAGATGAAATGTTAAACATGGGCTTCTTAGAAGACATTGAAACAATCATTTCAAGCACGCCAAGCGAACGTCAAACGTTATTATTCTCAGCAACAATGCCTAACAGCATTAAAAATATTGGTGTGAAGTTCATGAAAAATCCTGAACATGTAAGCATCAAAGCTAAAGAAATGACAGCTAATTTAATTGATCAATATTATGTTCGTTGTAAAGATTTCGAAAAATTTGATATTATGACTCGTTTATTTGATGTTCAATCACCAGACTTAACGATTGTTTTTGCCCGTACAAAACGTCGCGTTGACGAATTAGCACGCGGTTTAGAATCACGTGGTTATAAAGCAGAAGGGATTCATGGTGATTTAACTCAACAAAAACGTATGAGCGTTTTACGCGCATTCAAATCTAACACAATTGATGTGTTAGTGGCGACTGACGTAGCGGCTCGTGGTTTAGATATCTCTGGTGTTACCCATGTCTATAACTATGATATTCCTCAAGATCCTGAAAGCTACGTTCACCGTATTGGTCGTACAGGCCGTGCCGGTAAAGAAGGTATGTCTATCACTTTCGTTACGCCAAACGAAATGGACTACTTACATGTTATTGAAGATTTAACGAAAAAACGTATGACACCATTACGTCCACCAACCGAACAAGAAGCGTTGCAAGGACAAGTAAATGCGGCTATTCAAACAATTGAAGCTGACTTAGCTAACAATGGTTTAGAACAATACTTAAAAACAGCAGAAGCTTTATTAGAAAAATACTCTGCTGAAGATTTAGTGGCGTTATTAGTGAAATCTGTGGCAAAAGAAGATTCTTCTGCTGTCCCAGTAAAAATCACACCAGAACGTCCATTACCATCAAATCGCCGTAAAGGCAAAGGTGGCGGTGGTAAAGGCCGTGGTAATGGTCGCGGTAACTACAATCGTGGTGGTAACCGTAGCGGTAACGGCGGTGGACGTCGTAATGACCGTGGCGGTGAACAACGTGGCGGCGAGCGTGGTGAACAACGAGGCGAACGTCGTGACCGTGGAGAAAGACGCGATCGTAAAGAAGGCGGAGAATTCCGTGGTAACAACAAACGCAAAGACGCTGGTCGCAAACGTCCAGAAAAAAGCAAACGCGATTTCGTGATCCGCACTGCGAATAAATAA
- a CDS encoding LytR/AlgR family response regulator transcription factor, with product MKVAICDDNPSLTEKLNTMLSNYNQSMFETYTYYNPLKLINQLEIEHFDFFILDIEMEEMSGVDLAKKIREQGILSPIVFLTSYKEYMEEVFQVQTFDYLLKPPTQDRMNQVLDKLVQHIGKSKNYFVFSINKITHKIPTKDIIYFEKDKRQVIIHTINETYKPYMSTNQVNEQLDVDFVQIHSSFIINCSFIKELGNNFLLLNFKGEFIEIPISRRFKSSSHENIVMSMRGKI from the coding sequence TTGAAAGTTGCAATTTGTGATGACAACCCATCACTAACTGAAAAGCTAAACACCATGCTGTCTAACTACAACCAAAGCATGTTTGAAACCTATACTTATTACAACCCACTAAAATTAATCAATCAACTTGAAATCGAACACTTTGATTTCTTTATATTAGATATAGAAATGGAAGAAATGAGCGGTGTTGATCTTGCAAAAAAAATTAGAGAGCAAGGCATTCTATCCCCTATTGTGTTTTTAACAAGCTACAAGGAGTATATGGAGGAGGTTTTCCAAGTGCAAACTTTTGATTACCTGCTCAAACCTCCTACACAAGATAGAATGAACCAAGTTTTAGATAAACTTGTTCAGCATATAGGGAAGTCCAAAAATTATTTCGTGTTTTCAATCAATAAAATAACTCATAAAATTCCTACAAAAGATATTATCTACTTTGAGAAGGACAAAAGGCAAGTTATTATTCATACAATTAATGAAACGTATAAGCCATACATGTCAACAAACCAAGTAAATGAACAATTAGATGTTGATTTCGTTCAAATTCACTCTTCATTCATAATAAATTGCTCATTCATTAAGGAATTAGGGAACAACTTTCTTTTGTTAAACTTTAAAGGAGAATTTATTGAAATACCAATTAGCAGAAGATTCAAATCTTCATCACATGAAAATATTGTAATGTCTATGAGAGGTAAAATCTAA
- a CDS encoding ABC transporter ATP-binding protein: protein MNKHLELHSLSKKYKKANHYANENINLTFNQGEISAITGHNGAGKTTMLNQIIGITKPTKGSITFDGVSFATDSKIAREYVSMMPQLHAPLAGVTMAQSVESILRIRGLNQKEAKKECNKILEELKIDEWKDTPGQKLSGGLRRLTSFAMAVAFPSPIIVLDEPTNDVDPIRRQIIWKHLKKLSHDGHVIIVVTHNILEVEKYADRYILMNRGKVIEDKNLKEQSIEINERNHMIVNFINLNDLKEVAIPNATQTNTDDEELVIEMELTNYQVPDAINWVMNLIIERKVQNYKVSPKSLNETYGEMIDGDDENSRK, encoded by the coding sequence TTGAATAAACACCTGGAGTTACACTCACTAAGTAAAAAATATAAAAAAGCGAATCACTATGCAAATGAAAACATTAATTTGACCTTTAATCAAGGTGAAATATCAGCTATAACTGGTCATAATGGCGCTGGAAAAACGACAATGTTAAACCAAATAATTGGAATAACAAAGCCTACAAAGGGCTCCATTACATTTGATGGAGTGTCATTTGCAACAGATAGCAAAATAGCAAGAGAATATGTATCAATGATGCCTCAATTACATGCCCCATTAGCTGGTGTAACAATGGCTCAGTCAGTCGAATCAATCTTAAGGATAAGAGGACTTAATCAGAAAGAAGCAAAAAAAGAATGTAATAAAATATTGGAAGAATTAAAAATAGATGAGTGGAAAGACACACCTGGACAGAAACTTTCGGGTGGCCTTAGAAGGCTCACTTCATTTGCAATGGCTGTTGCATTTCCGTCTCCAATTATAGTTCTTGATGAGCCAACTAACGATGTAGATCCAATTAGAAGACAGATAATATGGAAGCATTTAAAAAAACTCTCACATGATGGTCATGTAATCATTGTTGTCACACACAACATCTTGGAAGTCGAAAAATATGCTGACAGGTATATATTGATGAATCGTGGGAAAGTTATTGAGGATAAAAACTTAAAAGAACAATCAATCGAAATAAATGAACGAAACCACATGATCGTAAACTTTATCAATCTAAATGATTTGAAGGAAGTAGCTATACCTAATGCAACACAAACAAATACAGACGATGAAGAGTTAGTGATAGAGATGGAATTAACTAACTATCAAGTACCAGATGCCATTAACTGGGTCATGAACTTGATTATAGAAAGAAAGGTTCAAAACTATAAGGTTTCGCCGAAATCCTTAAATGAAACATATGGAGAGATGATAGATGGAGACGATGAAAACTCACGGAAATAA
- a CDS encoding ABC transporter permease, translating into METMKTHGNKSIIKELFALIKWSLLRHKSLLPVFTLTQAFLSVAIVYGLALLIPDVDKETAVYLSSGATTLGIIAVGCVLAAQIVSTAKQDGIVSYQITLPVSRFSILIADFLIWGMASLPGVFMSFLAAYFRFGVKINFSIKGTIILILIQLCMISIGFALAYWLSPNVVGLATQIIMIGGLLFSPITYPTDRLPSGLVSFFEFLPFVPSSNLIRAMFYGQGTGNFSNISVVCFWLILTSSLSLISLSRRD; encoded by the coding sequence ATGGAGACGATGAAAACTCACGGAAATAAATCAATAATTAAAGAATTATTTGCATTAATAAAATGGAGCTTGTTAAGACACAAATCACTACTACCTGTTTTCACTTTAACTCAAGCTTTTTTATCAGTAGCGATAGTATACGGATTGGCTTTACTCATACCCGATGTAGATAAAGAAACAGCAGTCTACTTATCATCTGGAGCTACTACCCTTGGAATTATTGCAGTTGGGTGCGTACTTGCAGCTCAAATAGTAAGTACTGCCAAACAAGATGGAATAGTAAGCTATCAAATAACTTTACCTGTATCAAGATTTAGCATTTTGATTGCTGATTTTCTGATTTGGGGAATGGCCTCTCTTCCAGGAGTGTTTATGTCATTTTTAGCAGCATACTTTAGATTTGGAGTTAAAATTAACTTTTCTATAAAAGGAACAATAATTCTTATATTAATTCAATTGTGCATGATTTCAATAGGTTTTGCTTTAGCTTATTGGTTATCTCCAAATGTTGTTGGATTGGCGACTCAGATCATTATGATAGGTGGACTCCTATTTTCTCCAATTACGTACCCTACGGATAGATTACCTTCAGGTTTAGTAAGCTTTTTTGAATTTTTACCTTTTGTTCCATCCAGTAATTTAATAAGGGCAATGTTTTATGGGCAAGGAACTGGTAACTTTAGCAATATTTCGGTGGTTTGTTTTTGGTTAATACTAACAAGCTCACTTTCACTTATTTCACTGTCAAGAAGGGATTGA
- a CDS encoding UDP-N-acetylmuramoyl-tripeptide--D-alanyl-D-alanine ligase yields MLTIGEIVEVLSGKLIADHGEDDVVVESVEFDTRKVVSGSLFVPLKGVRDGHEFVPQAIENGAVATLWEAGNANIQPEGIAIIEVADVLQSLQDLAYYFVQKIEPRVVGVTGSNGKTTTKDMLDSVLSQSFKTYKTQGNYNNDIGLPYTILHMPIDTELLVLEMGMNHKDEIRPLSLIAEPELAAITIIGESHIEYLGSRQGIAEAKMEIVVGLAADGELIIPGNEPLLEPLVEDLAQQVVRFGQQGNEDISATIVESSKHSVTFTVSVFPGETFMIPIVGDYNVNNALIAIQAGRYFELSVDQIKIGLANLNLTQSRAEWVKAWNGAEILNDAYNANPTAMSLVLETFSQIDVNEDGKRIAILADMGELGEQSQEMHESMLEAIDFDAIHHIVLYGEWMGYLADKIVTADTLVPLDYFNKEERSELVARLEEIIAPNDLVLFKGSNSMQLSEIIKEISEK; encoded by the coding sequence ATGTTAACCATTGGAGAAATCGTTGAAGTATTATCAGGAAAGTTAATCGCAGATCATGGAGAAGATGACGTAGTTGTTGAGTCCGTTGAATTTGACACACGTAAAGTCGTATCAGGAAGTTTATTTGTACCACTTAAAGGCGTACGTGATGGCCATGAATTCGTCCCACAGGCTATTGAAAACGGAGCAGTTGCGACACTTTGGGAAGCAGGCAATGCGAACATTCAACCTGAAGGGATTGCTATTATTGAAGTTGCTGATGTGTTGCAATCTTTACAAGATTTAGCGTATTATTTCGTACAAAAAATTGAACCCCGTGTTGTTGGCGTGACTGGTTCGAATGGGAAAACAACAACTAAAGACATGCTGGATTCTGTCTTAAGTCAATCATTCAAAACGTACAAAACGCAAGGAAACTATAACAATGATATCGGCTTACCATATACGATTTTGCATATGCCGATTGATACGGAGTTATTAGTGCTAGAGATGGGGATGAACCACAAAGATGAAATTCGTCCACTTTCACTGATTGCTGAGCCTGAATTAGCCGCGATTACGATTATTGGTGAGTCGCATATTGAATATTTAGGTTCTCGTCAGGGCATTGCCGAAGCGAAGATGGAAATCGTTGTAGGGCTAGCAGCTGATGGGGAATTAATTATACCTGGCAATGAACCATTACTAGAACCATTAGTTGAAGATTTAGCACAACAAGTTGTGCGCTTTGGGCAACAAGGAAACGAAGATATTAGCGCGACAATCGTAGAAAGTTCTAAACATTCCGTGACTTTCACTGTCTCAGTTTTCCCTGGAGAAACGTTCATGATTCCGATTGTAGGTGACTACAACGTTAACAATGCCTTAATTGCGATTCAAGCCGGTCGCTATTTCGAATTAAGTGTTGATCAAATCAAAATTGGATTAGCTAACTTAAACTTAACGCAAAGTCGTGCCGAATGGGTTAAAGCTTGGAATGGGGCAGAGATTTTAAACGATGCTTACAATGCCAACCCAACCGCTATGAGCTTAGTGCTAGAGACGTTTAGCCAAATTGACGTCAATGAAGATGGTAAACGTATTGCAATCTTAGCCGACATGGGCGAATTAGGCGAGCAATCACAAGAGATGCACGAATCAATGCTTGAAGCAATTGATTTTGACGCAATTCATCACATTGTTTTATACGGTGAGTGGATGGGCTATTTAGCGGATAAAATCGTCACAGCGGATACGTTAGTGCCATTGGATTACTTTAACAAAGAAGAACGTTCTGAATTAGTCGCGCGCCTAGAAGAAATTATAGCTCCAAATGATTTAGTCTTGTTTAAAGGGAGCAATAGCATGCAATTGTCTGAAATTATCAAAGAAATTTCTGAAAAGTAA
- a CDS encoding class A sortase has translation MTNKNKKTKNWLINIFCLLLLIVGLLLIFNKQIQNFIIKQRTDEYQLRQVSREDILANEQASGEFDFDKVESLDLEAVLKARAANEPLPVIGNISVPSVKMSLPIFKGVSNTALLFGAGTMKPEQKMGEGNYGLASHRMVDPTLLFSPILDIKEGDKIYLTNLDKVYVYEATFMDYIAATQVEVIDDVEDEVLVTLITCDTTGTNRYCVQGKLVDVLEFNSQDNEQNDIFQLKNNK, from the coding sequence ATGACGAATAAGAATAAGAAAACAAAAAATTGGTTGATCAATATCTTCTGCTTGTTGCTATTAATCGTTGGCTTATTGCTAATATTCAATAAACAAATCCAAAACTTTATCATTAAACAACGGACTGATGAGTATCAGTTGCGTCAAGTCTCACGTGAGGACATACTTGCAAATGAACAAGCCAGTGGCGAATTTGATTTTGATAAGGTAGAATCATTAGATTTAGAAGCAGTCTTAAAAGCTAGAGCAGCCAATGAACCATTACCTGTGATTGGTAATATCTCTGTACCAAGCGTTAAAATGAGTTTACCTATCTTTAAAGGTGTCTCTAATACTGCTTTATTATTTGGCGCTGGTACGATGAAACCCGAGCAAAAAATGGGAGAGGGGAATTACGGACTAGCTAGTCATCGAATGGTCGATCCAACCCTTTTATTCTCTCCTATCCTAGACATAAAAGAAGGCGATAAAATCTACTTAACAAATCTTGATAAAGTCTATGTATACGAAGCAACTTTTATGGACTATATTGCCGCGACCCAAGTTGAAGTAATTGACGATGTTGAAGACGAGGTCCTAGTGACCCTTATTACTTGCGATACAACCGGCACCAACCGTTACTGTGTTCAAGGTAAACTTGTAGACGTCCTTGAATTTAACAGTCAAGATAATGAACAGAACGATATCTTCCAATTAAAAAATAATAAATAA
- a CDS encoding GHKL domain-containing protein: MFSIILRNISLLAYLFIVSYFFSNWSKIVKKHSNFYKITWTALIFLVVIASTLSSIYLTNTNLPYINLLLSVILIYSVAKLHSVPYLDSVVWTITLISMNLICEVLSLYFTKMIISTGSASYENPTFAIVSISFTTLIELIGIIIIKFSIVKGNESKLSTSLTSTLFLISIPVLSIIILFGLLMRNDHSGSNQVSEAAIISSVIILNVCVIFLYKITLEHQKQQYDISLNKKNIEAEHRILNEMKKNRSNVLKLKHDLKNQYLTILGLIKNEELNEAIDYIKSSFDILEPPTKTYTSDGVLNYLLNEKLAEAEKNQISVDNQIFISKNIKINNDVLAIVIGNIIDNAMQASMRMEPENRKVNIVIKQFNNDLLIEVSNNFNPEEASTRTHRKEEGLGMKNIDGLLQQIGGIYRHWTEEDKYFVTVVIFNVYKKK; the protein is encoded by the coding sequence ATGTTTAGTATAATACTACGGAATATCAGCTTGTTGGCTTACCTATTTATTGTGTCTTACTTTTTCTCCAATTGGTCAAAAATAGTAAAAAAACACAGCAATTTTTACAAAATAACCTGGACTGCTTTAATTTTTTTGGTAGTAATTGCCAGCACCCTATCCAGTATCTATTTAACTAATACAAATTTACCCTATATAAATTTATTACTAAGCGTGATATTAATATACTCGGTAGCAAAGCTACACTCTGTTCCCTACTTAGATTCCGTTGTTTGGACAATAACACTTATTTCAATGAACCTGATTTGTGAGGTTTTGTCTTTATACTTCACAAAAATGATTATCAGTACAGGCTCCGCATCGTACGAGAACCCTACTTTTGCTATCGTTTCAATATCCTTTACCACTTTAATTGAATTGATTGGTATAATAATAATCAAATTTTCAATAGTAAAAGGAAACGAGTCTAAACTTTCAACAAGTTTAACTTCTACATTGTTTCTAATTTCAATTCCTGTTTTGTCAATCATCATTTTATTTGGTTTATTGATGAGAAACGACCATTCAGGAAGCAATCAAGTTTCTGAAGCTGCAATCATCAGCAGCGTTATCATACTTAATGTTTGTGTGATTTTCCTTTATAAAATAACCCTTGAACACCAAAAACAACAATATGACATATCACTCAACAAGAAAAACATTGAAGCTGAACACAGAATCTTAAATGAAATGAAGAAAAACAGAAGTAACGTTCTAAAGCTAAAGCATGACTTAAAAAATCAGTACTTAACCATCCTTGGATTGATTAAAAATGAAGAACTAAATGAAGCTATTGATTATATTAAGAGTAGTTTTGATATTTTAGAGCCACCTACTAAAACCTATACATCGGATGGCGTTTTGAATTATTTATTAAATGAAAAACTTGCTGAAGCAGAAAAAAATCAAATAAGCGTTGATAATCAAATTTTCATCTCAAAAAACATAAAAATTAACAACGATGTTTTGGCGATTGTAATTGGGAATATCATTGATAACGCAATGCAAGCATCTATGAGGATGGAACCTGAAAATAGGAAAGTTAATATTGTCATCAAACAGTTTAACAACGACCTCTTAATTGAAGTATCAAACAACTTTAATCCTGAAGAGGCTTCAACAAGGACTCATAGAAAAGAAGAAGGCTTAGGAATGAAGAACATAGACGGTCTTTTGCAACAAATTGGGGGCATATATCGTCATTGGACGGAAGAAGACAAATATTTTGTGACTGTTGTCATCTTTAACGTATACAAAAAAAAATAA
- a CDS encoding accessory regulator AgrC: MMNKNEKLINGVELNVFQYEMSKIKSTWSKVFLITILIQLISFMFFSVVGKFDGSSDTISSFQGIIALSNTVSMCGISIYGAVLLRKELVRFYVGDQRNRTFLFPVGRQELLMKKTSSFFVIVLTSFGSALFVAFIVEVILNLFLKFDSSNMIFEMYLGFVAIATSCSLLFLILILSEMISIWKQSEISTVITAVVLMLMFSNFSAMGLMNFPMITFISSVMMVLVLAWLFMEFSKSLKKMEVY, translated from the coding sequence ATGATGAACAAAAACGAAAAACTAATTAATGGTGTAGAATTAAATGTTTTTCAATATGAAATGTCCAAGATAAAAAGTACTTGGTCTAAAGTTTTTTTGATCACAATATTAATTCAATTGATATCATTTATGTTCTTCTCAGTTGTAGGGAAATTTGATGGAAGTTCTGATACGATTTCTTCTTTTCAGGGGATAATTGCACTGTCTAATACAGTTTCGATGTGTGGAATATCTATTTACGGAGCGGTTCTATTGAGAAAAGAGTTGGTAAGATTTTACGTTGGTGACCAAAGAAATAGAACATTTTTATTTCCAGTAGGTAGACAAGAATTGCTTATGAAAAAAACAAGTTCGTTCTTTGTTATAGTTCTAACAAGCTTTGGTAGCGCACTCTTTGTAGCATTCATTGTAGAAGTAATATTGAATTTGTTTTTAAAATTCGATAGTTCAAATATGATCTTTGAGATGTATCTTGGATTTGTAGCTATTGCCACAAGTTGTAGTTTATTATTCTTAATTTTGATCTTGTCAGAAATGATATCAATTTGGAAGCAATCAGAAATTTCGACCGTGATTACGGCAGTGGTTCTTATGTTAATGTTTTCCAATTTTTCTGCAATGGGTTTAATGAATTTTCCAATGATTACCTTTATATCGTCAGTAATGATGGTATTAGTGTTGGCTTGGCTATTTATGGAATTTTCTAAATCTCTTAAAAAAATGGAAGTATATTAA